In Rhodothermales bacterium, a genomic segment contains:
- a CDS encoding DUF4399 domain-containing protein: protein MLRHSLSAIVLIAGLAACTPAEEPAAPASDQAAAPAPAPGPTPSAEGAMSYIISPEDGTVVSGPVTVRFGLKGMGVAPAGVQVPNTGHHHLMVDVADMPDLSAPLPADANHIHFGAGQTETVLDLPPGEHTLQLILGDFAHTPHDPPVVSERVTITVQ from the coding sequence ATGCTCCGTCATTCGTTGTCGGCGATCGTCCTGATTGCCGGTCTCGCCGCCTGCACGCCCGCTGAAGAGCCGGCCGCACCTGCCTCCGACCAAGCCGCGGCACCTGCCCCGGCACCCGGTCCCACGCCGTCCGCCGAGGGCGCCATGAGCTACATCATCAGTCCGGAAGACGGTACCGTCGTTTCCGGTCCGGTAACGGTCCGGTTCGGGTTGAAAGGCATGGGGGTGGCGCCGGCCGGTGTCCAGGTCCCCAACACCGGACATCACCACCTCATGGTCGATGTCGCCGACATGCCGGACTTGAGCGCCCCACTGCCTGCCGACGCGAATCATATCCACTTCGGAGCCGGCCAGACAGAAACCGTCCTGGATTTGCCGCCGGGAGAACACACGCTGCAACTCATCCTGGGCGATTTCGCGCACACGCCGCACGATCCGCCGGTCGTGTCGGAGCGGGTGACCATTACCGTTCAGTAG
- a CDS encoding CusA/CzcA family heavy metal efflux RND transporter: MLTYLLEKSIENRTLVVLVALMVSALGIWATLNTPVDAIPDLSDVQVIIKTDYLGQDPRIVEDQVTYPLASAMLSVPFAHTVRGYSMFGSSYVYIIFEDGTDLYWARSRVLEYLSQVSGTLPDGVRPTIGPDATGVGWVFQYSLRDTTGTHDLSDLRAVQDFFLSYELQAVEGVAEVAAIGGFRKQYQVVLDPQRLAAYGISTEHVAMRLMDSNRDVGGRIVELGEREFMVRGRGYIRGLDDIRSIPLVSSRGGRVTIGDVALVREGPELRRGIAESNGEGEVVGGIVIMRYGGNALDVIERVKTRLAEITPGLPAGVTVQVEYDRSRLIREAVHTLQLKLWQELAVVALIVLLFLLHVRSAFVAVVTVPVGILMALLAMRLMGMNANIMSLGGIAIAIGVMVDAALVMVENAHKHLEKPGAERLKAIRDAAVEVGPSLFFSLIVITVSFMPVFTLEQVEGRLFGPLAWTKTFAMASAALLAVTLVPALMAFLIRGRIRTETDNPVSRVLLAAFRPVVRVAIRFPKSVLMVAGLLLALTIVPYSRLGSEFMPALNEGDLLYMPSTLPGVTPQKAKELLQETDRIIKSFPEVASVFGKAGRAGTATDPAPLSMFETTIILKPRDQWRPGVTQDSLVQALDAAIRIPGLTNMWTMPIKTRTDMLATGIKTPIGIKIAGADLRELERLGGEVEELLRPLAGARSVVADRTMGGTYLDIDVDRFEAGRYGLTTGQVLNTVSMAVGGMNITSTVEGLERHPVNIRYAQSLREDPESLGRVLVPTPSGAQVPLGQLATISLTDGPAMIKSENARPNAWVLVDLEPGQDVGSFVARARDVIARDLDLPAGYSLAWSGQFEYMERANDRLKVIVPLTLLIIFLLLFIHLKRLSHVAMIMLTLPFAVVGGVWLLALLQYDLSIAVAVGFIAVAGLAVETGVVMLVYIREAVERHRTDGLLTTRAEVRAAVEEGSVLRIRPLLMTVITTLLALLPIMFGTGTGAEVMQRIAAPMVGGLVSATILTLMVLPAMYVLVQRTDRPSQ, from the coding sequence ATGCTGACGTATCTCCTGGAAAAATCGATTGAAAACCGGACCCTGGTCGTCCTCGTGGCGCTCATGGTCAGCGCCCTGGGCATCTGGGCCACGCTGAACACGCCTGTCGACGCCATCCCCGACCTGTCTGACGTACAGGTCATCATCAAGACCGACTACCTCGGGCAGGATCCCCGCATTGTGGAGGACCAGGTCACGTATCCGCTGGCCTCGGCCATGCTGTCCGTGCCGTTCGCGCACACGGTGCGGGGCTATTCCATGTTCGGCAGCAGCTACGTGTACATCATCTTCGAGGATGGCACGGACCTGTACTGGGCCCGGAGCCGCGTCCTGGAGTATCTGAGCCAGGTCTCGGGGACACTCCCCGACGGCGTACGGCCCACCATCGGGCCCGATGCGACCGGGGTCGGATGGGTCTTCCAGTACAGCCTGCGGGATACCACCGGCACCCACGACCTGTCGGACCTCCGGGCCGTCCAGGACTTCTTCCTGTCGTACGAGTTGCAGGCGGTGGAGGGCGTCGCCGAGGTGGCGGCCATCGGTGGATTCCGAAAACAGTACCAGGTCGTGCTGGACCCCCAGCGCCTGGCGGCGTACGGCATTTCCACGGAGCACGTGGCCATGCGGCTCATGGACAGCAACCGGGACGTCGGCGGACGCATTGTCGAGCTCGGCGAGCGGGAGTTCATGGTGCGGGGTCGGGGCTATATCCGTGGTCTGGATGATATCCGGAGCATTCCGCTGGTCTCCAGCCGGGGAGGCCGGGTGACCATCGGCGACGTGGCTCTGGTCCGGGAAGGTCCGGAGCTCCGGCGCGGAATAGCCGAGAGCAATGGCGAGGGCGAGGTAGTCGGCGGGATCGTCATCATGCGCTACGGGGGGAATGCCCTGGACGTCATCGAGCGGGTGAAAACCCGACTGGCGGAAATCACGCCGGGGTTGCCCGCAGGTGTTACCGTCCAGGTCGAATATGACCGCTCCCGGCTCATCCGGGAGGCCGTGCATACCCTCCAACTCAAACTCTGGCAGGAACTGGCCGTCGTGGCGCTCATCGTGCTGCTGTTCCTGCTGCACGTGCGGAGCGCGTTCGTGGCCGTCGTGACGGTACCCGTGGGCATCCTGATGGCGCTGTTGGCCATGCGGCTCATGGGCATGAACGCCAACATCATGAGCCTCGGCGGTATTGCCATCGCCATCGGAGTCATGGTCGATGCCGCGCTCGTCATGGTCGAGAATGCGCACAAACACCTTGAAAAACCAGGCGCTGAACGCCTGAAGGCCATCCGTGACGCGGCGGTGGAGGTCGGGCCCAGCCTGTTCTTCTCGCTCATCGTCATCACCGTTTCCTTCATGCCGGTCTTCACACTCGAGCAGGTGGAGGGTCGTCTTTTCGGGCCGCTGGCGTGGACCAAGACGTTCGCCATGGCGTCGGCCGCCCTGTTGGCCGTCACGCTCGTCCCGGCACTCATGGCGTTCCTCATCCGGGGGCGCATCCGGACTGAAACCGACAATCCGGTGTCGCGGGTGCTGTTGGCTGCCTTCCGGCCGGTGGTTCGCGTGGCCATCCGCTTTCCCAAGTCCGTCCTGATGGTGGCCGGCCTCCTCCTGGCGCTGACCATCGTGCCGTATTCGCGTCTCGGATCGGAATTCATGCCGGCACTCAATGAAGGCGACCTGCTGTACATGCCCTCCACGCTGCCGGGTGTCACGCCGCAGAAGGCGAAGGAATTGCTTCAGGAGACGGATCGCATCATCAAGAGTTTTCCCGAGGTAGCCTCCGTATTCGGGAAGGCCGGTCGGGCCGGAACGGCCACGGATCCGGCTCCCCTGTCCATGTTCGAGACCACCATCATCCTGAAACCTCGCGACCAATGGCGGCCCGGCGTGACCCAGGACAGCCTCGTTCAGGCGCTGGATGCCGCCATCCGGATTCCCGGTCTCACGAACATGTGGACCATGCCCATCAAGACCCGGACGGACATGTTGGCCACCGGCATCAAGACGCCCATCGGCATCAAGATCGCCGGAGCGGACCTGCGGGAACTGGAGCGGCTGGGTGGTGAGGTCGAAGAGCTCCTGCGACCGCTGGCCGGCGCCCGCAGCGTGGTGGCCGACCGCACCATGGGTGGCACCTACCTGGATATCGACGTCGACCGGTTCGAAGCGGGTCGATACGGGCTGACCACCGGCCAGGTCCTGAATACCGTATCCATGGCCGTGGGCGGAATGAACATCACCAGTACCGTGGAAGGCCTGGAGCGGCATCCGGTCAACATCCGATACGCACAGTCCCTCCGGGAGGACCCGGAATCCCTGGGTCGGGTGCTGGTCCCCACGCCTTCCGGCGCCCAGGTGCCGCTGGGCCAGCTCGCCACCATCTCCCTGACCGACGGGCCCGCCATGATCAAGAGCGAGAATGCCCGCCCGAACGCGTGGGTACTGGTGGATCTCGAGCCGGGCCAGGATGTCGGAAGTTTCGTGGCCCGTGCGCGCGACGTAATAGCCCGGGACCTGGACCTTCCGGCGGGCTACTCCCTGGCGTGGAGCGGACAGTTCGAATACATGGAGCGCGCCAATGACCGATTGAAGGTGATTGTCCCGCTGACGCTGCTCATCATTTTCCTGCTGCTCTTCATCCACCTGAAGCGATTGTCCCACGTGGCCATGATCATGCTGACGTTGCCCTTCGCGGTCGTGGGCGGGGTCTGGCTGCTCGCCTTGCTCCAGTATGACCTGAGCATTGCCGTGGCGGTCGGATTCATTGCCGTGGCCGGTCTGGCCGTGGAGACCGGGGTGGTCATGCTCGTGTACATCCGTGAAGCCGTCGAGCGGCATCGGACGGACGGGCTCCTGACCACCCGCGCCGAGGTCCGCGCGGCCGTCGAAGAAGGCTCCGTGCTGCGCATCCGCCCGCTCCTCATGACCGTCATCACCACCTTGTTGGCCCTGTTGCCCATCATGTTCGGGACGGGGACGGGTGCCGAAGTCATGCAGCGGATTGCCGCGCCCATGGTGGGCGGCCTCGTTAGCGCGACCATCCTCACGCTCATGGTGCTGCCGGCCATGTATGTGCTTGTCCAGCGTACCGACCGACCGAGCCAGTAA
- a CDS encoding MFS transporter — MKLGLRENAGQFTLLVVVNAFVGAMVGLERAVLPLLAEDEFGLASRTAVLSFIASFGLAKALANLMAGRWSDRFGRKRVLVWGWLIGLPVPLLIMWAPTWTWIVFANVLLGMNQGLAWSATVIMKIDLVGPKQRGLAMGLNEAAGYVAVSAAAFASGYIASTWGLRPEPFFLGLVIAVFGLLLSLFFVRDTLAHAQLEARAAEHAAPSPEDASFSRILLLTSWKNRTLFGVSQAGMVNNLNDGLAWGLFPLYYASLGLSVAQIGFLAALYPAVWGFGQLLTGAWSDRVGRRPLIVGGMLLQALGIFILAAGTDIRVLAASMVLLGAGTAAVYPTLLATIGDVAHPTWRATSVGVYRLWRDGGYVVGALLAGVLADLFSLMTAMMAIAALTALSGVVARISMTETRKIGV; from the coding sequence ATGAAACTCGGACTCAGGGAAAACGCCGGTCAGTTCACACTTTTGGTGGTCGTGAACGCGTTCGTGGGCGCCATGGTGGGCCTGGAACGGGCCGTGCTGCCGCTGCTGGCCGAAGACGAATTCGGGCTGGCCTCGCGCACGGCGGTGCTCAGTTTCATTGCGAGTTTCGGCCTTGCGAAGGCACTTGCCAACCTCATGGCCGGTCGCTGGAGCGACCGGTTCGGCCGTAAACGGGTGCTCGTCTGGGGCTGGCTCATCGGGCTGCCCGTCCCACTCCTCATCATGTGGGCTCCGACCTGGACGTGGATCGTGTTCGCCAACGTGCTCCTGGGGATGAACCAGGGCCTCGCGTGGTCGGCCACGGTCATCATGAAAATCGACCTGGTCGGCCCGAAGCAACGCGGACTCGCCATGGGCCTGAACGAGGCCGCCGGATACGTCGCCGTTTCCGCCGCCGCCTTCGCGTCCGGATATATCGCCTCCACGTGGGGCCTCCGCCCCGAACCGTTCTTCCTGGGCCTGGTGATTGCCGTCTTCGGCCTCCTGCTCTCCCTGTTTTTCGTTCGCGATACGTTGGCTCACGCCCAACTCGAAGCCCGAGCGGCTGAGCACGCAGCCCCGTCGCCTGAAGATGCGTCGTTCTCGCGCATCCTGCTCCTGACGAGTTGGAAGAACCGGACGCTGTTCGGCGTCAGCCAGGCCGGTATGGTGAACAACCTGAACGATGGCCTGGCGTGGGGACTGTTTCCGCTTTACTACGCGTCGTTGGGGCTTTCCGTCGCGCAGATCGGCTTCCTGGCCGCGCTCTACCCGGCCGTATGGGGCTTCGGGCAGCTCCTGACCGGTGCATGGAGCGACCGCGTGGGACGGCGCCCCTTGATCGTGGGCGGCATGCTGCTTCAGGCTCTCGGGATTTTCATCCTGGCGGCCGGTACGGATATCCGCGTGCTCGCGGCGTCCATGGTCCTGTTGGGCGCGGGAACGGCCGCCGTGTATCCGACCCTGTTGGCAACCATCGGGGACGTCGCCCATCCGACGTGGCGGGCCACGTCCGTGGGCGTGTACCGGCTCTGGCGCGATGGTGGTTACGTGGTCGGCGCCCTGCTGGCAGGCGTCCTCGCCGACCTGTTCAGCCTGATGACCGCCATGATGGCCATTGCCGCGCTCACCGCCCTTTCAGGCGTCGTGGCGCGGATTTCCATGACCGAAACGCGCAAAATCGGGGTCTGA
- a CDS encoding SDR family NAD(P)-dependent oxidoreductase, which produces MSALVTGASSGIGLSIAQHFAQEDIRVTLADVHDEAGEQAAEAIRQAGGEAVYVHADVSNPEDCKNMIDVAMRHFGTLDYLVNNAGIGGTLAPTADYPLEEWDRVLAVNLNGVFYGMKYGIPALRKNGGGSIVNVASILGHVGFAGAPAYVAAKHGVVGLTKAAALDHAADNIRVNAIGPAFISTPMIHAMEEDEATRAALIGMHPIGRLGRPSEVAELTLFLCSPKASFITGSYFPVDGGYLAR; this is translated from the coding sequence CTCAGCATTGCACAGCACTTCGCACAGGAAGACATCCGGGTCACGCTCGCCGATGTCCACGACGAAGCCGGTGAACAGGCGGCCGAAGCCATCCGCCAGGCTGGAGGTGAGGCCGTTTACGTCCACGCCGACGTCTCGAATCCCGAGGATTGCAAGAACATGATCGATGTCGCCATGCGGCACTTCGGAACCTTGGATTACCTGGTCAACAACGCTGGCATCGGGGGCACATTGGCACCTACGGCCGACTATCCGCTTGAGGAATGGGACCGCGTGCTCGCCGTGAACCTGAACGGCGTGTTCTACGGGATGAAGTACGGCATACCGGCTCTCCGGAAGAATGGCGGCGGATCCATCGTGAACGTTGCTTCCATCCTTGGACATGTGGGGTTTGCCGGTGCTCCGGCGTACGTGGCCGCCAAGCACGGCGTCGTGGGACTCACGAAAGCCGCTGCCCTGGACCACGCGGCCGACAACATCCGCGTCAACGCCATTGGTCCCGCGTTCATCAGCACGCCCATGATCCACGCGATGGAGGAAGACGAAGCCACCCGGGCCGCACTCATCGGAATGCATCCCATCGGTCGACTGGGACGACCCTCCGAAGTCGCCGAGTTGACGCTGTTCCTTTGCTCGCCCAAGGCATCCTTCATCACCGGATCCTACTTCCCGGTCGACGGCGGTTATCTGGCCAGGTAA
- a CDS encoding TolC family protein, which produces MIVLPRGLALALITLTVALGLMPGTSRAQTPHSTQISTPDALIEQALANHPDLAAAGLSADAARALAPRARALPEPRLDMAWFASPILTARGAQRTRVSLMQDVPWPGIRSLRAQSVHLDADRMDLETLLKALDIIRDVQVSWDDAWRAQTLIRHAREFQRALATFEQAAIVRYEVGSEAMAPLLGIQLESQALDIQIERLHEEEIDARRRLARLADRPSLMLPDSLAPRPTDAPRTDLIPSRHPAVLALETQAEERRLQVDLSRLGARPDFMVGFDWVAVSEDPVMARGDGRDAFAVRAGISIPLWGAARRAPQERAQLALAEVDERIRALETALVTDVRSLAERLDAQERQIRLLEDTLLPRAVLARDTAQSAYIAGRISLLQALESERMLYRLQVQLVDARARFTQTRAHYDRAVAAHSGS; this is translated from the coding sequence ATGATTGTTCTTCCGCGCGGCCTCGCTCTTGCGCTGATCACATTGACCGTCGCCCTTGGGCTCATGCCCGGGACCTCCCGCGCCCAAACACCCCATTCGACCCAGATATCAACGCCGGACGCGCTCATTGAACAGGCGCTGGCCAACCACCCCGATCTGGCTGCGGCCGGTCTGTCCGCCGACGCCGCACGTGCCCTCGCCCCCCGGGCCCGTGCCCTGCCCGAGCCCCGCCTGGACATGGCCTGGTTCGCATCCCCCATCCTGACCGCGCGGGGTGCCCAGCGGACCCGCGTATCGCTCATGCAGGATGTGCCCTGGCCCGGCATCCGGAGTCTTCGCGCGCAATCCGTACACCTGGACGCCGACCGGATGGACCTCGAGACGCTGCTGAAAGCCCTCGACATCATTCGGGATGTGCAGGTCTCTTGGGACGACGCGTGGCGGGCGCAAACCCTCATCCGGCACGCCCGCGAATTCCAGCGCGCCCTGGCGACCTTCGAGCAGGCGGCCATCGTCCGGTACGAGGTCGGATCGGAGGCCATGGCCCCGCTCCTGGGAATCCAGCTTGAATCCCAGGCCCTGGACATCCAGATCGAACGGCTCCATGAAGAAGAAATCGATGCGCGTCGGCGGCTGGCCCGGCTGGCAGACCGTCCGTCGCTCATGCTGCCCGACTCCCTTGCGCCGCGTCCGACCGATGCGCCACGAACGGACCTCATCCCTTCCCGCCATCCGGCCGTACTCGCCCTGGAAACGCAGGCCGAGGAACGTCGGCTGCAGGTCGATTTATCCCGCCTCGGCGCGCGCCCCGACTTCATGGTCGGATTCGACTGGGTTGCCGTCTCGGAGGACCCGGTCATGGCCCGCGGAGACGGCCGGGACGCCTTTGCTGTCCGCGCCGGCATAAGCATCCCGCTGTGGGGCGCGGCGCGCCGCGCCCCACAGGAGCGCGCGCAGCTGGCGCTCGCCGAAGTAGACGAGCGCATCCGCGCGCTCGAAACGGCCCTCGTGACCGACGTCCGGTCCCTCGCCGAGCGACTGGACGCCCAGGAGCGGCAAATCCGGTTGCTGGAAGACACCCTGTTGCCCCGCGCCGTCCTGGCCCGCGACACCGCACAGAGCGCCTACATCGCCGGACGCATCTCCCTCCTCCAGGCCCTGGAATCCGAACGGATGCTGTATCGCCTGCAGGTCCAGTTGGTGGATGCCCGTGCCCGTTTCACCCAGACGCGTGCGCACTACGATCGCGCCGTCGCCGCCCATTCCGGATCATGA
- a CDS encoding efflux RND transporter periplasmic adaptor subunit: protein MIMNIASILKSPLSLVVWAALLLSACGQEPAGTAQDEVDHSAHAGMDMDSGVVILDARTIQQTGVRTAIVEVAPLTRRIRTTGHFVMDEQAERTISPKVSGFVEHLEADFDGKKVLAGDHLFDLYSPEVLATQEDLLTAIKVDERLAEAARQRLRLWDIPESVIARVESSGVPMRAVPFYAPSDGEIMRKKVTEGAFVRAGDRLMDIVDISRTWLIVDVHEQDLPWVGIGTKAHVELPYDPGTHLMGEINYVYHMLNEPLRAARARIVLSGGHHAPFKPGMFATVTLEGQPTPAGPLVPSEAIVRDGQHEMVILAEGDGRFRPVAVRTGEASDGLTRVLEGLSGGESVVVSAQFLIDSETRLGSAMQAMAGHDM from the coding sequence ATGATCATGAACATTGCCTCCATCCTGAAATCCCCCTTGTCACTCGTCGTGTGGGCGGCCCTGCTGTTGTCCGCCTGCGGTCAGGAGCCGGCCGGCACGGCCCAGGACGAAGTGGATCACTCCGCACACGCCGGCATGGACATGGATTCGGGTGTGGTCATCCTCGACGCACGGACCATCCAACAGACCGGTGTGCGGACGGCCATCGTCGAAGTCGCGCCCCTCACGCGACGCATCCGCACAACGGGGCACTTCGTTATGGACGAACAAGCCGAGCGGACCATTTCCCCGAAAGTCTCGGGATTCGTTGAACACCTGGAGGCCGACTTCGACGGCAAGAAGGTCCTGGCAGGAGATCACCTGTTCGACCTGTACAGCCCGGAAGTCCTGGCCACCCAGGAAGATCTGCTGACGGCCATCAAAGTGGACGAGCGTCTGGCCGAGGCGGCCCGCCAGCGTCTGCGCCTCTGGGACATTCCGGAAAGCGTTATCGCCCGGGTCGAGTCCTCCGGCGTACCCATGCGTGCCGTGCCATTCTACGCTCCGTCGGACGGCGAAATCATGCGCAAGAAGGTGACCGAGGGCGCATTTGTGCGCGCGGGCGACCGCCTCATGGATATCGTGGACATCTCCCGGACCTGGCTGATTGTGGATGTGCACGAGCAGGACCTGCCCTGGGTCGGGATCGGCACGAAGGCGCACGTGGAACTCCCCTACGATCCGGGTACCCACCTGATGGGCGAAATCAACTACGTCTACCACATGTTGAACGAACCCCTGCGCGCGGCACGCGCGCGGATCGTGCTCTCGGGCGGGCATCATGCGCCGTTCAAACCCGGCATGTTCGCTACGGTCACCCTGGAAGGCCAGCCGACACCGGCCGGCCCCCTGGTGCCCAGCGAAGCCATCGTGCGTGACGGGCAACATGAAATGGTCATCCTGGCCGAGGGCGACGGACGTTTCCGTCCGGTGGCCGTTCGGACGGGCGAGGCATCGGATGGGCTCACACGGGTCCTTGAAGGGCTCTCGGGCGGCGAGTCGGTGGTCGTCAGCGCTCAATTCCTGATCGATTCGGAAACCCGACTGGGCAGCGCCATGCAGGCGATGGCCGGTCACGACATGTAG